One stretch of Brachyhypopomus gauderio isolate BG-103 chromosome 10, BGAUD_0.2, whole genome shotgun sequence DNA includes these proteins:
- the kcnj15 gene encoding ATP-sensitive inward rectifier potassium channel 15, whose product MSVSTQRRVVSKEGHNNVHIDNVEGMVQIYLHDIWTTVLDMKWRYKLTLFVSTFFTTWFIFGVVFYLIGMKNGDIDIVHSSNHTPCVTNVASLMGAYLFSLESQATIGYGFRHISEECPLAILALVAQVVFTSLAEIFVTGAFLAKLARSKKRAESVRFSRYAVVCVRQGKACVMVRVANMRQSLLVQCQLIGKLFSPYITEEGEKTLLHQAAVSFQLDCGDEFPFLGMPLTFYHELDESSPLAGLTAESLKTRDFELVLSLSATTESTASFCQCRTSYTPQEFLWDCEFEPLLYIAPRGRHIIDFGFFDKVQASMEPSLLQNPQTEKLRLEDEYRRE is encoded by the coding sequence ATGAGTGTATCGACCCAGCGGCGAGTTGTGTCCAAAGAGGGCCACAACAATGTTCACATCGATAATGTAGAGGGTATGGTGCAGATCTACCTGCACGACATCTGGACCACCGTGCTCGATATGAAATGGCGCTACAAACTCACCCTCTTCGTCTCCACCTTCTTCACCACTTGGTTCATCTTTGGTGTCGTCTTCTATCTCATTGGCATGAAGAATGGCGACATCGACATCGTGCATTCATCAAACCACACGCCATGTGTGACCAACGTTGCCTCGCTAATGGGGGCGTACCTCTTCTCTCTGGAGTCGCAGGCCACCATTGGCTATGGCTTCCGTCACATCTCCGAAGAGTGCCCATTGGCCATCCTGGCCCTGGTGGCGCAGGTGGTGTTCACAAGCCTGGCGGAGATCTTCGTCACGGGCGCCTTCCTGGCCAAGCTGGCCAGGTCCAAGAAGAGAGCGGAGAGCGTCCGGTTCAGCCGCTACGCGGTGGTGTGCGTGCGGCAGGGCAAGGCGTGCGTGATGGTGCGCGTGGCCAACATGAGGCAGAGCCTGCTGGTACAGTGCCAGCTTATCGGGAAACTTTTCTCCCCCTACATCACAGAGGAGGGGGAGAAAACTCTGCTCCACCAGGCTGCCGTGAGCTTCCAGCTCGATTGCGGTGACGAGTTTCCGTTCCTCGGCATGCCGCTCACGTTCTACCACGAGCTGGACGAGAGCAGCCCGCTGGCCGGCCTCACCGCGGAGAGCCTGAAGACCAGGGACTTTGAGCTGGTTCTCTCCCTCAGTGCCACCACTGAGTCTACGGCCAGCTTTTGCCAATGCCGCACATCCTACACCCCCCAGGAGTTCCTGTGGGATTGTGAGTTTGAACCTCTGCTCTATATTGCACCTAGGGGCAGACATATCATAGACTTCGGCTTTTTTGACAAGGTCCAGGCAAGCATGGAGCCCTCTCTGCTTCAGAACCCCCAGACTGAGAAGCTCCGACTGGAGGATGAATACAGGAGAGAGTGA